One genomic segment of Panicum virgatum strain AP13 chromosome 2N, P.virgatum_v5, whole genome shotgun sequence includes these proteins:
- the LOC120660493 gene encoding glucan endo-1,3-beta-glucosidase, acidic isoform-like gives MAKQSSVASMLAVAALALLLGASMLALALLLLRAFPARVQSIGVCYGVNGDNLPSASDVVQLYQSNGINLMRIYFPDTNALNALSGSNIGVIMDVPNSDLSSLASDPNAAATWVQNNVQAFPAVSFRYIAVGNEVSGGDTNSILPAMQNVNSALANAGLGNIKVSTAVQSGVTQGFPPSQGSFSQGYMGPIAQYLQSTGAPLLCNVYPYFAYTGNEAQIDLSYALFTSSGTVVQDGSNAYQNLFDALVDTFVSALENAGAGNVGVVVSESGWPSAGGDAATPGNAQTYNQNLINHAGQGTPKRPGPIETYIFAMFNEDQKQGAETERHFGLFNPDKSPAYPINFS, from the exons ATGGCGAAGCAGAGTTCCGTCGCCTCCATGCTTGCGGTTGCGGCACTGGCACTGCTTCTTGGAGCTTCCATGCTTGCACTGGCATTATTGCTTCTCAGAGCATTTCCAGCCA GAGTGCAATCCATCGGCGTGTGCTACGGCGTGAACGGCGACAACCTGCCGTCGGCGAGCGACGTGGTGCAGCTGTACCAGTCCAACGGCATCAACCTGATGCGCATCTACTTCCCGGACACCAACGCCCTCAACGCGCTGAGCGGCAGCAACATCGGGGTCATCATGGACGTGCCCAACTCCGACCTGTCCTCGCTCGCCTCCGACCCGAACGCGGCGGCCACGTGGGTGCAGAACAACGTGCAGGCGTTCCCGGCAGTCAGCTTCCGCTACATCGCCGTCGGCAACGAGGTCTCCGGCGGGGACACCAACAGCATCCTCCCGGCCATGCAGAACGTCAACTCCGCTCTCGCCAACGCCGGGCTGGGGAACATCAAGGTGTCCACGGCGGTGCAGAGCGGCGTGACGCAGGGCTTCCCGCCGTCGCAGGGCAGCTTCTCGCAGGGGTACATGGGCCCCATCGCGCAGTACCTGCAGAGCACGGGGGCCCCGCTGCTGTGCAACGTGTACCCGTACTTCGCCTACACGGGCAACGAGGCCCAGATCGACCTCAGCTACGCGCTCTTCACCTCGTCGGGAACCGTCGTGCAGGACGGGAGCAACGCGTACCAGAACCTCTTCGACGCGCTCGTCGACACCTTCGTCTCCGCGCTCGAGAACGCCGGCGCCGGGAACGTCGGCGTCGTCGTGTCCGAGAGCGGGTGGCCGTCGGCAGGGGGCGACGCCGCCACGCCGGGGAACGCGCAGACCTACAACCAGAACCTCATCAACCATGCTGGGCAGGGCACCCCCAAGCGCCCTGGACCAATCGAGACCTACATCTTCGCCATGTTCAACGAGGACCAGAAGCAAGGAGCCGAGACGGAGAGGCACTTCGGACTCTTCAACCCGGACAAATCGCCGGCCTACCCCATCAATTTCTCCTAA
- the LOC120660496 gene encoding uncharacterized protein LOC120660496 produces the protein MPSASQQHHRIRQQALPAGSLRFCEAQQPMARGGHVAALSLPPRLAATTTPYCGRPVRASCARPVPGGARRRGRGRLMVVRAGGPPSTNQLILAFVLPLSLFVGTLVTAARVADDLDDRFLREMEINRAILEENEASDEDGAGEEDDDGDIIVYDEEEEEELPPVPVEEKEPAVVGPRTRNRPRRLV, from the exons ATGCCAAGTGCTTCCCAACAGCACCACCGGATAAGGCAGCAAGCGCTGCCCGCTGGGAGCCTGCGATTCTGCGAAGCCCAGCAGCCCATGGCGCGGGGCGGCCACGTCGCGGCTCTCTCCCTGCCACCGCGTCTCgccgcgacgacgacgccgtACTGCGGCCGCCCTGTCCGAGCCAGCTGCGCCAGGCCGGTGCcaggaggcgcgcggcggcggggccgcggACGCCTCATGGTGGTGCGGGCCGGCGGGCCGCCCAGCACCAACCAGCTCATCCTCGCCTTCGTGCTCCCGCTCTCCCTCTTCGTCGGCACGCTCGTCACTGCGGCCCGTGTCGCCGACGACCTCGACGACCGATTCCTTAGGGAG ATGGAGATAAACCGAGCGATACTGGAAGAGAACGAAGCGTCCGACgaggacggcgccggcgaggaagacgacgacggcgacattATTGTGTACgacgaagaggaggaggaagagctgCCGCCGGTACCGGTGGAGGAGAAGGAGCCCGCCGTCGTTGGTCCACGCACCAGGAACAGGCCGAGAAGACTAGTGTAA